One genomic window of uncultured delta proteobacterium includes the following:
- a CDS encoding hypothetical protein (Evidence 5 : No homology to any previously reported sequences), giving the protein MQTIDERPTYQGNEQEQKPERSKRQPFHRELQEKTIEAIRNNDAPWQKDISETFHNRPFNPSSGKQYEGANMVNLALRKEQDPRWLTMWQVNQLDNGKGRVTPGSVPAAMVFYTMQRSEPRIDGYGNPVIGRDGKQVVDKVRLSKPTLEQRYLFPAKAVRDADKVLGPLEPRPEPDRAEGMNRIRTMIAASGLEVVHRDKVTPHYDQFGDKIVMNPPESYPSRDDYDKQLMYHVIESTRHQDRLNRYTGPNGTENRTREDLRVKVAAWMVSQEVGVQIGTPGSDHALTNDYVALLEKGEYEMMRISRDAAQAKDMVMGLEQKLELQQENQVEREDRLERDGPELVDAAMPTESLPGMDVMEPEAELAVALEKVGLGLEGRDVVLDGGTHVVGNGSYTARLDGATAEAIVERATGEKVEVATTGVILTDNSVGTQKEKAHAKRQERQQVMEKGMDKEQGKDRDMTMPPPDAGKARSAGRSRGMSR; this is encoded by the coding sequence ATGCAAACTATAGATGAAAGACCAACCTATCAGGGAAATGAGCAGGAACAGAAGCCGGAGCGCTCCAAGCGGCAGCCGTTCCACAGGGAATTGCAGGAAAAGACCATTGAGGCCATCAGGAACAATGATGCTCCGTGGCAAAAGGATATTTCCGAGACGTTCCACAACCGGCCTTTCAATCCGTCCTCCGGCAAACAGTACGAGGGCGCGAACATGGTCAATCTGGCGCTCCGCAAGGAACAAGACCCCCGCTGGCTTACCATGTGGCAGGTAAACCAGCTCGACAACGGCAAAGGCCGGGTCACTCCCGGCTCCGTTCCCGCCGCCATGGTTTTCTACACGATGCAGCGTTCCGAACCGAGAATTGACGGATACGGCAATCCGGTAATCGGCAGGGACGGCAAACAGGTTGTGGACAAGGTTCGTCTTTCCAAGCCGACGCTGGAACAGCGCTATCTTTTTCCGGCAAAAGCGGTGCGGGATGCTGACAAGGTGCTCGGCCCGCTTGAACCGCGTCCCGAGCCTGACCGCGCCGAAGGTATGAACCGCATCCGCACCATGATTGCCGCCTCCGGCCTTGAGGTCGTTCATCGGGACAAGGTCACGCCGCATTATGACCAGTTCGGGGATAAAATCGTTATGAATCCGCCCGAAAGCTATCCTTCCCGCGACGATTACGACAAGCAGCTTATGTATCACGTCATTGAGAGCACCCGCCATCAGGACCGCCTCAACCGATACACCGGTCCCAATGGGACGGAGAACCGGACCCGCGAAGATTTGCGGGTCAAGGTCGCCGCGTGGATGGTCAGTCAGGAAGTGGGTGTACAGATTGGTACGCCGGGGAGCGACCATGCTTTGACCAATGATTATGTCGCGCTGCTTGAAAAAGGCGAATACGAAATGATGCGCATTAGCCGGGACGCCGCACAGGCGAAAGATATGGTCATGGGCCTTGAACAGAAACTTGAGCTGCAACAGGAAAATCAGGTTGAGCGCGAAGACCGCCTTGAGCGGGACGGGCCTGAACTGGTTGATGCCGCCATGCCTACCGAGTCGCTTCCGGGCATGGACGTGATGGAGCCGGAGGCCGAGCTTGCCGTTGCCCTGGAAAAAGTCGGCCTTGGTCTTGAGGGGCGCGACGTTGTCCTTGACGGCGGAACTCATGTTGTCGGCAACGGCTCGTATACCGCCCGTCTGGACGGGGCCACTGCCGAAGCCATTGTTGAGCGGGCGACCGGCGAAAAAGTGGAGGTTGCGACAACCGGCGTCATTCTGACGGACAACTCCGTTGGTACGCAGAAGGAAAAGGCGCATGCCAAACGGCAGGAACGGCAACAGGTCATGGAAAAGGGCATGGACAAGGAACAGGGCAAAGACCGGGACATGACCATGCCGCCCCCGGATGCCGGTAAAGCCCGCTCTGCGGGCCGCAGCAGGGGTATGAGCCGATGA
- a CDS encoding hypothetical protein (Evidence 5 : No homology to any previously reported sequences), whose protein sequence is MQPTDSKLRRAASRNKRKIRNVVHMKERTHPDNWPLQEVQTLEDLIADRAVTQSIRKEILHANYR, encoded by the coding sequence ATGCAACCGACTGATAGCAAACTTCGCCGCGCCGCAAGCCGCAACAAAAGGAAAATCCGTAATGTGGTGCATATGAAGGAAAGAACGCACCCGGACAACTGGCCGCTGCAAGAGGTCCAAACCCTGGAAGACCTCATTGCCGACCGCGCCGTGACACAAAGCATCAGAAAGGAGATTCTTCATGCAAACTATAGATGA